One genomic region from Cellulomonas hominis encodes:
- a CDS encoding helix-turn-helix transcriptional regulator: MKRAERLHALTELLRRSGSRGCTAERLAAEFGVSVRTIKRDLDALDRSGAPVWSRPGPGGGYGLAAGANLPPVSLSPAQAVALLAAVSAAPDAPYADLASAGIQKILDVLDPRTRARADALASRVWVDAPPSSAARTVRSALEEAMTEQRVVRIRYTSGDGSDTVRDVEPIMFGSRNGRWYLIGWCRLRGGIRWFVVTRIGHAAVTSIPCEGHGIEEVGVPPATARSVQRRGA, translated from the coding sequence ATGAAGCGGGCCGAGCGGCTCCACGCGCTGACCGAGCTGCTGCGCCGCAGCGGGTCCCGCGGGTGCACGGCCGAGCGGCTGGCGGCGGAGTTCGGCGTCTCGGTGCGGACGATCAAGCGGGACCTCGACGCCCTCGACCGCAGCGGTGCGCCGGTCTGGTCGCGCCCGGGTCCGGGCGGCGGCTACGGCCTGGCGGCCGGGGCGAACCTCCCGCCGGTGAGCCTGAGCCCCGCGCAGGCGGTCGCCCTGCTCGCGGCCGTCTCCGCCGCCCCGGACGCGCCCTACGCCGACCTGGCCTCGGCCGGGATCCAGAAGATCCTCGACGTGCTCGACCCCCGGACCCGGGCGCGAGCCGACGCGCTCGCGAGCCGCGTGTGGGTGGACGCGCCGCCGTCGTCCGCCGCCCGCACGGTCCGGTCGGCGCTCGAGGAGGCGATGACCGAGCAGCGCGTCGTGCGCATCCGCTACACCTCCGGGGACGGCAGCGACACCGTGCGCGACGTCGAGCCGATCATGTTCGGCTCCCGGAACGGGCGGTGGTACCTGATCGGCTGGTGCCGGCTGCGCGGCGGCATCCGGTGGTTCGTCGTGACGCGGATCGGGCACGCCGCTGTGACCTCGATCCCCTGCGAGGGCCACGGCATCGAGGAGGTCGGGGTCCCGCCGGCGACGGCGCGTTCCGTGCAGCGGCGAGGTGCGTGA
- a CDS encoding alpha/beta fold hydrolase: MTTTTTEPTIILIPGHWLGAWAWDEVVAHLTAAGRRAVPMTLPGLDATDDDRASRTLDDQVAAIEQTLDRAGASAERPVVVVAHSGANAPVSVVLDRHAERVGRVVWVDSGPVAPGTVFAPGDLDELPLPPFDALAQQASLEGLSSQVLERFRARAVPEPGPVLRQPVDLADDARLQVPTTLVCCSIPGAQVLELARAGHPVFAEVARLRDVDTVDLPTGHWPMWSRPDDLARLIAAAATR; the protein is encoded by the coding sequence ATGACGACCACGACGACAGAACCGACCATCATCCTGATCCCCGGCCACTGGCTGGGGGCGTGGGCCTGGGACGAGGTGGTGGCGCACCTGACGGCCGCCGGCCGGCGCGCCGTCCCGATGACCCTTCCCGGCCTCGACGCGACCGACGACGACCGGGCGTCCCGGACCCTGGACGACCAGGTGGCGGCCATCGAGCAGACCCTGGACCGCGCGGGGGCATCCGCCGAGCGGCCGGTGGTCGTCGTGGCGCACAGCGGAGCCAACGCCCCGGTCAGCGTCGTGCTCGACCGGCACGCCGAGCGCGTCGGCCGCGTGGTCTGGGTCGACAGCGGGCCGGTCGCGCCCGGGACCGTCTTCGCCCCGGGCGATCTGGACGAGCTGCCCCTGCCGCCCTTCGACGCGCTGGCGCAGCAGGCCAGCCTCGAGGGACTGAGCAGCCAGGTGCTGGAGCGTTTCCGGGCGCGCGCCGTCCCGGAGCCCGGCCCCGTGCTCCGCCAGCCGGTGGACCTCGCCGACGACGCCCGCCTGCAGGTCCCGACCACGCTGGTGTGCTGCTCGATCCCCGGCGCCCAGGTGCTGGAGCTCGCCCGGGCCGGCCACCCGGTGTTCGCCGAGGTCGCGAGGCTCCGGGACGTCGACACCGTCGACCTCCCCACGGGTCACTGGCCGATGTGGAGCCGCCCCGACGACCTCGCCCGGCTCATCGCCGCCGCTGCGACGCGCTGA
- a CDS encoding cytochrome c oxidase assembly protein has translation MAPGVAAAPRPARADRAADGGDRASSWLRLVALGVAAVAAVVAGMAFTGAAAPTALRDPGALVRWGLPVASTAAELAASATLGGLVLLATVLVRRQDGAVVRAASGVTGVAAAVWTLAAVVELVLTYANVAGLPLDDPAFGGELGQFVSQFELGRVLLFVAVAAAVVTALALMTTSPVAAVWTAVLVLTALWQSAQTGHAAGAASHDLATSSMYLHLVGAALWIGTLVALSPLAHRLGADLAPAVARFSVIAGWSLVAVAVSGVVNSVIRLGAWSDLGSRYGVLLLVKVALFGVLGLLGLAHRRRVVGRLAGDERAPATWLFWRLVLVELAVMGAVSGVAVALASSPPPVPDEPIADPTPAEIVTGHALPPQPGTAEWLTQWRWDVLLASAAVAGLVVYVRWVLRLRRRGDAWPWLRTASWVTGMALFLWTTSGGPAMYGHVLFSAHMVQHMLLAMVVPVLLALSAPVTLALRALPSRAAASRGAGRAPGAGPDTSKGPREWLLGLVHSRWGRFFANPVVAAVNFAGSMVVFYYTDVFRWALTSEVGHYAMVVHFSLAGYLFVNALVGIDPGPTRPGYPQRLLLLFATMAFHAFFGVALTTGDVLLVPDWFGLLGREWGPSAIVDQQRGGGVAWGIGELPTLALAIGVAFAWARDDERTARRRDRKVDRDGDTEMDEYNAMLARLAARDGDDAPRGGAARPGDD, from the coding sequence ATGGCACCGGGCGTCGCCGCCGCACCTCGCCCCGCCCGCGCCGACCGGGCGGCGGACGGGGGCGACCGCGCGTCGTCGTGGCTGCGCCTGGTCGCGCTCGGCGTGGCGGCGGTCGCCGCCGTGGTCGCCGGGATGGCCTTCACGGGCGCCGCCGCCCCGACCGCGCTGCGCGACCCCGGGGCGCTCGTGCGCTGGGGGCTGCCGGTCGCGTCGACGGCCGCGGAGCTCGCGGCGTCCGCGACGCTGGGCGGCCTCGTCCTGCTCGCGACCGTGCTGGTCCGCCGGCAGGACGGCGCGGTGGTCCGCGCGGCCTCCGGCGTCACGGGGGTCGCCGCCGCGGTCTGGACGCTCGCCGCCGTCGTCGAGCTGGTCCTGACGTACGCGAACGTCGCCGGCCTGCCGCTGGACGACCCGGCCTTCGGCGGCGAGCTCGGGCAGTTCGTCTCGCAGTTCGAGCTGGGCCGGGTGCTGCTGTTCGTCGCGGTGGCCGCCGCCGTGGTGACCGCGCTCGCGCTGATGACGACGTCCCCGGTCGCGGCGGTGTGGACGGCGGTCCTGGTGCTCACGGCGCTGTGGCAGTCCGCGCAGACCGGGCACGCGGCGGGCGCGGCCAGCCACGACCTCGCGACGTCGTCGATGTACCTGCACCTGGTGGGCGCGGCGCTGTGGATCGGCACGCTGGTCGCGCTGTCCCCGCTGGCGCACCGGCTCGGCGCCGACCTCGCGCCGGCGGTCGCCCGGTTCTCCGTGATCGCGGGGTGGTCCCTGGTCGCCGTGGCCGTGTCCGGCGTCGTCAACTCCGTCATCCGGCTCGGCGCGTGGTCCGACCTGGGCTCCCGGTACGGCGTGCTGCTGCTGGTCAAGGTGGCGCTGTTCGGGGTGCTCGGGCTGCTGGGCCTGGCGCACCGCCGCCGGGTCGTCGGCCGCCTGGCCGGCGACGAGCGCGCGCCCGCGACGTGGCTGTTCTGGCGCCTGGTGCTGGTGGAGCTCGCCGTGATGGGCGCGGTGTCCGGCGTGGCCGTCGCGCTCGCGTCGTCGCCGCCGCCCGTGCCGGACGAGCCGATCGCGGACCCGACCCCGGCGGAGATCGTCACCGGCCACGCCCTGCCGCCGCAGCCGGGCACGGCCGAGTGGCTGACGCAGTGGCGGTGGGACGTGCTGCTGGCGAGCGCGGCCGTCGCCGGCCTGGTCGTCTACGTGCGCTGGGTGCTGCGGCTGCGCCGGCGCGGCGACGCGTGGCCGTGGCTGCGCACCGCGTCCTGGGTGACCGGGATGGCGCTGTTCCTCTGGACCACGTCGGGTGGCCCGGCGATGTACGGGCACGTGCTGTTCAGCGCGCACATGGTGCAGCACATGCTCCTGGCGATGGTCGTCCCGGTGCTGCTGGCGCTCTCGGCCCCGGTGACCCTGGCGCTGCGCGCGCTGCCGTCCCGGGCGGCGGCGTCGCGCGGCGCGGGCCGAGCGCCGGGAGCCGGCCCGGACACCTCGAAGGGCCCGCGCGAGTGGCTGCTCGGCCTGGTGCACAGCCGCTGGGGCCGGTTCTTCGCGAACCCCGTGGTCGCCGCGGTGAACTTCGCCGGGTCGATGGTGGTCTTCTACTACACCGACGTCTTCCGCTGGGCCCTGACCTCCGAGGTCGGGCACTACGCGATGGTCGTGCACTTCTCGCTGGCCGGGTACCTGTTCGTCAACGCGCTCGTGGGCATCGACCCCGGCCCGACCCGGCCCGGCTACCCGCAGCGCCTGCTGCTGCTGTTCGCGACGATGGCGTTCCACGCGTTCTTCGGCGTCGCGCTGACCACCGGCGACGTGCTGCTGGTGCCGGACTGGTTCGGCCTGCTCGGGCGCGAGTGGGGGCCGTCGGCGATCGTCGACCAGCAGCGCGGCGGCGGCGTCGCGTGGGGGATCGGCGAGCTGCCGACGCTCGCGCTGGCGATCGGGGTGGCCTTCGCCTGGGCCCGCGACGACGAGCGCACGGCCCGGCGCCGGGACCGCAAGGTCGACCGCGACGGGGACACGGAGATGGACGAGTACAACGCGATGCTGGCCCGGCTGGCGGCGCGGGACGGCGACGACGCCCCGCGGGGCGGAGCAGCGCGGCCCGGGGACGACTAG